The following coding sequences are from one Granulicella sp. L56 window:
- a CDS encoding sensor histidine kinase: MDRTGNDKNNGEIQGSLRSGGKNAVSGRGDVFIVFHPVVRFLFFWMLCGIVTLTVRAQDVNNLGHQSWSTENGLPQNSVHQVYQSSDGYIWIATEDGIARFDGIDFKVFNHENTAAFTSSDTCCIAEDAAGALWIGTSDGLVQYAKGNFRHYSLPDVVLSLSTDDNGGLVALTGNSLLRFDGKDFLPISLPSSATPTAVARAADGSLWVAATAGIFQYQHGHFRPVPLNPGVAAESIEAIGSLPGNGLWIRTTSGITLIQNGHQRTLQTGHDLPVTRIQSALADSRGDLWIGTNQGLFVLNLRNSNSQPQRQSALGTSSILSTFEDREGNLWVGTETSGLDILRQQNFRTVPELSDRVITAIVQASDGAMWAGTNGDGLDRWQAGKLEHYSVRNGLLSEIILALAPGASGGIWVGTPDGLNHIEGGKVTSYTSADGLPDDLIRSLLVDGDGSLWIGTRRGLAHWQNNRFTIFTQANGLKSNLIGALLEPQASGSQHDLWISTLNGLSRLRDGRISTYTTKEGLSGDVITSLAEGQHGLLWIGTKGEGLSAYWNGISASFRRSDLPQTVDSILKDDHDNLWLSSTHGITRVSASRLMSCGSSSECNPRPISYGRSDGMPTEEASAIGHPSAWKTMQGQLWFATRKGVAIADPDHLSENHIPPPVVIERFTLDDMELPLSASEQSIPPGHNSFAFQYAGLSYAAPSKVRYRYILEGFDKQWTQAGSRRIAYYTNLPARHYRFRVQAANNDGVWNEAGASLSFYVKPPFYRRPWFLLLALLCIAGIVVLLYRLRLRRLHSQFQAVLAERNRVAREIHDTLAQSFVGVSVQLELTAQLLAHSQIDAAGQQIDRTREYVRDGLAEARRSIWDLRAATAQHTLPTRLTRLAEQSSTEKLPIQLKIGGTYRPLAAAFEDEVLRIAQETLSNVSRHANATHVSIDLRYHSSRLTLSITDNGRGFEASDKTLPARGHFGLQGMRERAAQIHAQLILESAPGQGTTVKLEAPIATQKGTATNV; the protein is encoded by the coding sequence TTGGATAGAACAGGCAACGACAAGAACAACGGCGAAATACAGGGGTCTCTCCGCTCCGGCGGCAAAAACGCCGTCTCCGGTCGAGGTGACGTTTTTATAGTGTTCCATCCTGTCGTGCGCTTCCTGTTCTTCTGGATGCTCTGCGGAATCGTCACGCTCACAGTCCGCGCGCAGGACGTCAATAATCTGGGACATCAATCCTGGTCGACTGAGAACGGGCTTCCACAGAACAGCGTCCACCAGGTCTATCAGTCGAGTGACGGCTACATCTGGATCGCTACCGAAGACGGCATCGCCCGCTTCGACGGCATCGACTTCAAAGTCTTCAACCACGAGAACACCGCCGCCTTCACCAGCAGCGACACCTGCTGCATCGCCGAGGACGCCGCTGGAGCGCTCTGGATCGGGACCTCCGATGGCCTCGTCCAGTATGCAAAAGGCAACTTCCGACACTATTCACTTCCCGATGTCGTCCTCTCTCTCTCAACAGACGACAACGGAGGTCTCGTCGCCCTTACCGGCAACAGCCTGTTGCGCTTCGACGGAAAAGACTTCTTACCTATTTCACTTCCCTCCTCGGCAACGCCAACCGCAGTCGCCAGAGCAGCCGATGGAAGCCTCTGGGTTGCGGCAACCGCAGGAATCTTCCAGTATCAGCACGGTCACTTTCGCCCGGTGCCGCTCAATCCCGGCGTTGCGGCAGAGAGCATCGAAGCCATTGGTTCGCTGCCCGGCAATGGCCTATGGATACGGACCACGAGCGGCATCACCCTGATTCAGAACGGTCATCAACGCACTCTCCAGACCGGTCATGATTTGCCGGTGACTCGCATCCAGTCGGCGCTGGCAGACTCTCGCGGAGACCTCTGGATCGGCACCAATCAGGGTCTCTTCGTCCTGAACCTGCGGAATAGCAACAGCCAGCCGCAGCGGCAGTCGGCCCTGGGCACAAGCAGCATCCTCTCGACCTTCGAGGACCGCGAGGGCAATCTCTGGGTCGGCACCGAAACCAGCGGACTCGACATTCTGCGGCAGCAGAACTTTCGCACCGTCCCCGAACTCTCCGATCGCGTCATTACCGCTATCGTGCAGGCTTCGGATGGAGCGATGTGGGCAGGCACCAACGGCGATGGGCTCGACCGCTGGCAGGCCGGAAAGCTCGAACACTACTCTGTCCGCAACGGCCTGCTTAGCGAGATCATCCTCGCTCTCGCCCCCGGGGCCAGCGGCGGCATCTGGGTCGGAACTCCCGATGGACTGAACCACATCGAAGGCGGCAAAGTCACGTCCTACACCTCGGCCGATGGCTTGCCCGACGACCTCATCCGTTCTCTGTTGGTCGATGGCGACGGCTCGCTCTGGATCGGCACACGCCGCGGTCTTGCACATTGGCAGAACAACCGGTTCACCATCTTCACCCAAGCTAATGGATTGAAGAGCAACCTGATCGGCGCTCTCCTTGAGCCCCAGGCTTCTGGCTCTCAACACGATTTGTGGATCAGCACGCTCAATGGCTTGTCACGACTTCGCGACGGCAGGATATCGACCTATACCACCAAAGAAGGCCTCTCCGGCGACGTCATCACGTCGCTCGCCGAAGGGCAGCATGGCCTTCTCTGGATCGGCACCAAAGGGGAAGGCCTCAGTGCCTATTGGAATGGCATCTCCGCCTCTTTTCGTCGATCCGATCTTCCACAGACGGTCGACTCTATCCTGAAGGACGATCACGATAATCTTTGGCTAAGCTCCACCCACGGCATCACGCGTGTCTCCGCATCCCGACTTATGTCCTGTGGATCCTCTTCAGAGTGCAATCCTCGGCCTATCTCCTATGGCCGCTCGGACGGCATGCCTACGGAAGAGGCCTCCGCAATCGGTCACCCGTCAGCGTGGAAGACGATGCAAGGCCAGCTCTGGTTCGCCACGCGCAAGGGCGTAGCCATCGCCGATCCCGATCACCTCTCCGAGAACCACATTCCTCCGCCCGTCGTCATCGAGCGCTTCACCCTCGACGACATGGAGCTTCCTCTCTCGGCGTCGGAGCAGAGCATCCCTCCCGGCCACAACAGCTTCGCCTTTCAGTATGCGGGACTCAGCTACGCTGCTCCATCGAAGGTCCGCTACCGCTACATTCTGGAGGGCTTCGACAAGCAGTGGACGCAGGCCGGTTCGCGCCGCATCGCTTATTACACCAACCTGCCTGCGCGCCACTACCGTTTCCGCGTGCAGGCTGCCAATAACGATGGCGTATGGAACGAAGCCGGAGCCTCGTTGAGCTTCTATGTGAAGCCGCCCTTCTATCGCAGACCCTGGTTCCTTCTGCTTGCCCTTCTTTGCATCGCTGGGATCGTCGTCCTTCTTTATCGTCTCCGCCTGCGCCGCCTTCACTCGCAATTTCAGGCAGTCCTGGCCGAACGCAATCGCGTGGCCCGCGAGATTCACGACACGCTCGCGCAAAGCTTCGTCGGCGTCTCCGTCCAGCTTGAACTCACCGCACAACTGCTCGCCCATTCGCAGATTGACGCGGCTGGCCAGCAGATCGACCGCACCCGCGAATACGTGCGCGATGGCCTCGCCGAAGCGCGCCGCAGCATATGGGACCTTCGCGCCGCTACCGCTCAACACACGCTGCCCACCCGTCTTACACGGCTCGCCGAGCAATCGAGCACCGAGAAGCTTCCGATTCAGCTCAAGATCGGCGGCACGTACCGGCCACTCGCCGCGGCCTTCGAAGACGAGGTCCTGCGCATCGCACAGGAGACGCTCAGCAACGTATCCCGCCACGCCAACGCAACCCACGTCTCCATCGATCTGCGTTATCATTCAAGCCGGTTGACATTATCCATCACTGACAATGGTCGCGGCTTCGAAGCATCCGACAAGACTCTTCCTGCCAGGGGCCACTTTGGCCTCCAGGGGATGCGCGAGCGGGCAGCACAGATTCATGCTCAACTAATTTTAGAAAGCGCGCCGGGCCAAGGCACAACAGTTAAGCTGGAAGCTCCCATCGCGACACAGAAAGGCACTGCAACCAATGTCTGA
- a CDS encoding response regulator transcription factor, translating into MSEPIRILVVDDHHVVRQGLVALLNIMPEIKVVGEASDGLQAIELYRSLRPDITLMDLQLPKLTGVEAIQKIRADDPNARFVVLTTFDGDEDIFRALQAGAKAYLLKGMTIEELLSTIQAVHSGKTRISPAIAEKLAERMSSHALTARELGVLERIVAGRANKEIASDLDISEATVKSHINNLLSKLGVSDRTHAATVALQRGIVHLK; encoded by the coding sequence ATGTCTGAACCGATTCGCATCCTTGTAGTCGATGATCATCACGTCGTCCGGCAGGGCCTTGTGGCATTGCTCAACATCATGCCCGAGATCAAAGTCGTTGGAGAAGCCAGCGATGGACTTCAGGCCATCGAACTTTATCGCAGCCTGCGCCCCGACATTACCCTGATGGACCTGCAGCTTCCTAAACTCACCGGAGTTGAGGCCATCCAGAAGATTCGTGCCGACGATCCCAACGCGCGATTTGTCGTTCTCACCACGTTCGATGGAGACGAAGATATTTTTCGCGCACTTCAGGCCGGAGCCAAGGCCTATCTGCTGAAAGGCATGACCATCGAAGAGCTGCTCTCGACCATTCAGGCAGTACACAGCGGTAAAACGCGCATCTCGCCTGCCATTGCGGAGAAGCTGGCCGAAAGAATGAGCAGCCACGCGCTCACCGCCCGCGAATTGGGCGTGCTGGAACGTATCGTCGCCGGACGGGCCAACAAGGAGATCGCCTCCGACCTCGATATCAGCGAAGCGACCGTCAAATCACACATCAACAATCTATTGAGTAAGCTCGGCGTCAGCGACCGCACCCACGCGGCGACCGTCGCCCTGCAACGCGGTATAGTACATCTCAAATGA
- a CDS encoding IclR family transcriptional regulator, with the protein MAKVKSAVKRYYPTPALEKGLDILELFASTPSGLTVSEVARRLNRTVSEIFRMLLCLEQRGYLAQSANKERYQLTLRLFRLGQEHPPTKRLVTEALPTMHQVAHELRQSCHLGVLDGGHVVILAQVDSPESTGFYVKVGSKVDLMHAATGHVILAHQDEDSCERAIDEWTLETKKKKPADLEEHLAKIRVRGYERRASYEVTGVVNIGFPILNAQGNAVAGLTVPYVKRIEDTIGIQEIIASLRKASRQISEAIGALSPAEEEEQKTHQKRAAKPKQ; encoded by the coding sequence ATGGCTAAAGTTAAATCCGCGGTAAAGCGATACTATCCAACTCCGGCTTTGGAAAAAGGTCTGGATATTCTGGAGCTCTTCGCGAGCACGCCCTCCGGGCTTACGGTAAGCGAGGTCGCGCGCAGGCTGAACCGCACCGTCTCCGAGATCTTCCGCATGTTGCTCTGCCTGGAGCAGCGCGGATACCTGGCACAATCCGCGAACAAGGAACGCTATCAGCTCACGCTGCGGCTCTTCCGTCTAGGGCAGGAGCATCCTCCAACCAAGCGGCTTGTCACCGAGGCGCTGCCCACCATGCATCAGGTGGCGCACGAGTTGCGTCAGTCATGCCATCTCGGGGTGCTCGACGGCGGTCATGTTGTTATTCTTGCCCAAGTCGATTCACCGGAGTCCACCGGTTTCTATGTCAAGGTCGGCTCCAAGGTTGACCTGATGCACGCGGCAACCGGCCACGTCATTCTCGCGCATCAGGACGAAGATTCTTGCGAGCGGGCCATCGACGAGTGGACACTTGAGACGAAGAAGAAAAAGCCAGCCGACCTCGAAGAGCACCTCGCGAAGATCCGCGTCCGCGGATACGAACGCCGCGCCAGCTACGAGGTGACCGGCGTGGTCAACATCGGCTTCCCCATCCTCAACGCCCAGGGAAATGCAGTGGCGGGCCTCACCGTTCCCTACGTCAAGCGTATCGAGGACACCATCGGCATCCAGGAGATTATCGCCTCCCTGCGAAAGGCCAGCCGACAGATATCGGAGGCGATTGGCGCCCTGTCGCCCGCCGAAGAGGAAGAGCAAAAGACACACCAGAAACGCGCGGCAAAGCCCAAACAATAA